From Streptomyces sp. NBC_00690, a single genomic window includes:
- a CDS encoding FxsB family cyclophane-forming radical SAM/SPASM peptide maturase: protein MYRSVDQVWRTQPRTMSPAVMESTARRIGEHARAHGLGALGIVLHGGEPLLAGKEFISSAVRAIRREVDETVQLTYAIQTNGVRLDEEYLELFAELHVRVGISMDGDRTAHDRHRRRADGRGSHAQVAAAVDRIAEGPYRPLFSGLLCTIDLDNDPVRTYRALLRHRPPMVDFLLPHGNWSTPPPGRNPASADTPYADWLIEVFEQWYGAPVQETRVRILEQIVALLLGGRAVVEGLGLEPLGYVVIETDGSISQDDTLRTTYPGAAATALHVLKDPFDRALNQSALVARRSGLAALATGCQSCRLRRVCGGGHYAHRYRADGTGFVNPSVYCPDLTALIDHVRRRVAQDVDRLRAAPAPTGTPPL from the coding sequence ATGTACCGCAGCGTCGATCAGGTCTGGCGCACACAACCGCGCACGATGTCACCCGCGGTGATGGAGTCCACAGCGCGGCGCATCGGCGAACATGCCCGTGCCCATGGACTCGGCGCCTTGGGAATCGTGCTGCACGGCGGTGAACCGCTGCTGGCGGGAAAGGAATTCATCAGCAGTGCCGTGAGAGCGATTCGCCGCGAAGTGGATGAGACGGTTCAGCTCACCTATGCGATTCAGACCAATGGGGTCCGGCTCGACGAGGAATACCTCGAACTCTTCGCCGAACTCCACGTCAGGGTCGGCATCAGCATGGACGGTGACCGCACCGCACACGACCGCCATCGCCGACGAGCCGACGGCCGCGGTAGTCATGCCCAGGTGGCCGCGGCGGTGGACCGGATCGCCGAAGGCCCCTACCGCCCCCTGTTCAGCGGGCTCTTGTGCACCATCGACCTCGACAACGACCCGGTGCGCACCTATCGCGCGCTCCTGCGCCACCGCCCGCCCATGGTGGATTTTCTGCTTCCGCACGGCAACTGGTCCACGCCGCCACCGGGGCGGAATCCAGCCAGCGCCGACACCCCGTATGCCGACTGGCTGATCGAAGTGTTCGAACAGTGGTACGGCGCACCGGTCCAGGAGACCCGGGTGAGAATCCTGGAGCAGATCGTCGCACTGCTCCTCGGTGGACGCGCCGTCGTGGAGGGACTCGGTCTGGAGCCCTTGGGCTACGTCGTCATCGAGACCGACGGCTCCATCAGCCAGGACGACACCCTGCGCACGACCTATCCGGGCGCCGCCGCCACCGCGCTGCACGTACTGAAAGACCCCTTCGACCGGGCACTGAACCAATCCGCACTGGTGGCGAGGCGCTCAGGACTCGCCGCACTCGCGACCGGTTGCCAAAGCTGCCGGCTACGACGGGTCTGCGGCGGTGGACACTACGCCCACCGCTATCGAGCGGACGGCACCGGCTTCGTCAATCCCAGTGTCTACTGCCCTGATCTGACCGCGCTCATCGACCATGTGCGGCGACGGGTGGCGCAGGATGTCGACCGACTCCGCGCGGCCCCTGCACCCACCGGAACGCCTCCCCTATGA
- a CDS encoding HEXXH motif domain-containing protein, which produces MFHEIASGNGGPRALSLLRNAEYSRRVILARAVVEQAERRGGALAAQARDAWSLLGAAHRRAPSVVHEMLTYPSVGPAQLWALNQLTTDRSTAGPPPSVDALTAVAAVAAVRTGLPAAVRLTVHSGGLLLPSLGRARFPLASDGEPALVSTTSGSPTVQCGATTVRIPRERSDHALAHEDADMPWLPLRELLAPADDPALLLDDLDPHLLPGGGHPGRLTVCQWQRWRCVFEEAWQLLHTVHPGQAVEARSAYRAIVPTGAPTDRNISSSSDEAFGCSVLSVPRSPLDLALALVHELQHNKLSALTHLVDLVVRESGALFYAPWREDPRPPGGLLHGVYAHMGVAQFWRRQRRASKDGATAWRAVVEFARWRDAAKEANETLLAGGCLTEAGRRFAEQMRSTLAELAQEPVPRAATARAKELGDEHRDRWLLDHGARW; this is translated from the coding sequence GTGTTCCACGAGATCGCATCCGGGAACGGTGGCCCTCGGGCACTCTCCCTGCTGCGCAACGCTGAGTACAGTCGGCGGGTCATCCTCGCCCGGGCCGTCGTTGAACAGGCCGAACGGCGAGGCGGGGCGCTCGCCGCACAGGCGCGCGACGCATGGTCACTGCTGGGTGCGGCGCACCGCCGGGCCCCGTCCGTGGTCCATGAGATGTTGACGTACCCCTCGGTCGGGCCCGCCCAACTCTGGGCCCTCAACCAACTGACGACCGATCGATCCACGGCGGGTCCACCGCCCTCGGTCGATGCCCTGACCGCAGTGGCGGCGGTAGCAGCCGTACGTACCGGGCTGCCGGCCGCCGTCCGGTTGACAGTCCACAGCGGGGGGCTGCTCCTGCCGTCGTTGGGGCGTGCCCGATTCCCCCTGGCATCCGACGGCGAACCGGCCCTGGTGTCGACCACATCCGGTTCGCCGACGGTTCAGTGCGGCGCCACGACGGTGCGGATCCCCAGGGAACGGTCCGACCACGCCCTCGCACACGAGGATGCCGACATGCCCTGGCTGCCCCTGCGTGAACTTCTCGCTCCGGCCGACGATCCGGCACTCCTGCTGGACGACCTCGATCCGCACCTTCTTCCCGGCGGTGGGCATCCAGGGAGGTTGACCGTGTGTCAGTGGCAGCGGTGGCGGTGTGTCTTCGAAGAGGCGTGGCAACTCCTGCACACCGTTCATCCGGGGCAGGCGGTCGAGGCCCGATCTGCATACCGTGCGATCGTGCCGACCGGGGCACCCACCGACCGCAATATCTCCAGCAGTTCGGACGAGGCGTTCGGTTGCTCGGTTCTCTCGGTCCCGCGTTCGCCCCTCGATCTGGCCCTGGCGCTGGTGCACGAACTCCAGCACAACAAGCTCAGCGCACTCACGCACCTGGTCGATCTCGTCGTACGGGAATCCGGCGCACTCTTCTACGCGCCCTGGCGCGAGGACCCCCGCCCCCCGGGCGGCCTCTTGCACGGTGTGTACGCACACATGGGAGTGGCCCAGTTCTGGCGACGGCAGCGCCGGGCGTCGAAGGACGGAGCTACCGCCTGGCGGGCCGTGGTGGAGTTCGCGCGGTGGCGGGACGCAGCCAAGGAGGCCAACGAGACGCTGTTGGCGGGCGGATGTCTCACCGAAGCCGGACGGAGATTCGCCGAGCAGATGCGCAGCACACTTGCGGAACTGGCCCAGGAGCCGGTGCCCCGTGCGGCGACGGCACGGGCGAAGGAACTCGGTGACGAGCACCGGGATCGCTGGCTCCTTGACCACGGTGCGCGATGGTGA
- a CDS encoding transglycosylase SLT domain-containing protein translates to MPAFGKHRRPQNSSIAKSLMVLGASGALLAIPALGTATAHAAQPTSTKAAPAVIAQQQVSKQDTAKTYSVVTGDSLSQIAADHQLSGGWESLYEQNREAVGDDPSLIHPGLKLSLGKAGTKAPESTAKTATIAAEPVAYSAPAAAVTYANNLDGWIKESLAVMAEHGIPGTYDGIHRNIIRESSGNPLAINNWDSNAIAGTPSKGLLQVIDPTFRAYHVPGTSTNSYDPVANITAACNYAADRYGSIDNVFGAY, encoded by the coding sequence ATGCCTGCATTCGGTAAGCACCGCCGCCCGCAGAACAGTTCAATCGCCAAGAGCCTCATGGTCCTTGGGGCAAGCGGGGCCCTGCTCGCCATCCCCGCCCTGGGAACGGCCACCGCCCACGCGGCCCAGCCGACCAGCACCAAGGCCGCCCCGGCAGTCATCGCCCAGCAGCAGGTCAGCAAGCAGGACACCGCCAAGACATACTCCGTGGTCACGGGTGACTCCCTCTCCCAGATCGCGGCGGACCACCAGCTGAGCGGCGGCTGGGAGAGCCTGTACGAGCAGAACCGCGAGGCCGTCGGCGACGATCCTTCGCTGATCCACCCCGGTCTCAAGCTCTCTCTTGGCAAGGCCGGCACCAAGGCCCCGGAAAGCACCGCCAAGACGGCCACGATCGCTGCCGAGCCCGTGGCGTACAGCGCCCCGGCCGCGGCTGTGACCTATGCCAACAACCTCGACGGCTGGATCAAGGAATCCCTTGCCGTCATGGCCGAGCACGGCATTCCGGGAACCTACGATGGAATTCACCGGAACATCATTCGCGAATCGTCGGGCAACCCCCTGGCGATCAACAACTGGGACTCCAACGCGATAGCCGGAACCCCTTCCAAGGGTCTCCTCCAGGTCATTGACCCGACGTTCCGCGCCTACCACGTTCCCGGAACTTCGACGAACAGCTATGACCCGGTCGCCAACATCACAGCCGCGTGCAACTACGCAGCTGACCGATACGGTTCGATCGACAATGTCTTCGGTGCCTACTAG
- a CDS encoding MarR family winged helix-turn-helix transcriptional regulator encodes MEESMTPDGVAAQRERLAEELRAYGASFTELGRRFAVTLGVHSTDAFALLEIASAEESGTPLSPALLSRRISLTSGAMTTLLNRLERAGYISRSREHSDRRIVTLRSSAQAKELARSFFESVNSRQDAILAEHPPELLDRLQGILAQLRATMDADLRTEHSEG; translated from the coding sequence ATGGAGGAGTCGATGACGCCCGACGGTGTCGCGGCCCAACGGGAACGACTGGCGGAAGAGCTCCGCGCCTACGGCGCGAGCTTCACCGAACTCGGCCGACGCTTCGCCGTGACGTTGGGCGTGCACTCCACGGACGCCTTCGCCCTGCTGGAGATCGCCTCGGCCGAGGAGTCCGGCACACCACTGTCTCCCGCCCTGCTCAGCAGGCGCATTTCCCTGACATCGGGCGCCATGACCACCCTGCTGAACCGTCTGGAACGCGCGGGCTACATCTCGCGCTCCCGCGAGCACAGCGACCGCCGCATCGTCACTCTGCGCTCCAGCGCCCAGGCGAAGGAGCTCGCCCGGTCGTTCTTCGAGTCCGTGAACTCACGACAGGACGCCATCCTGGCCGAGCACCCGCCCGAGCTGCTCGACCGACTCCAAGGCATCCTCGCTCAACTGAGGGCCACCATGGACGCCGATCTTCGAACCGAGCACTCGGAGGGATAG
- a CDS encoding MFS transporter, whose protein sequence is MVAPSSPARRWLGLIAIAAGVALIVVDTTIVNVIVPPMIEDIGISSVQVQWIQESYAIVLAALLLLAGRFADLLGARRVFIAGVAVFGATSVVAGLAPTGEWLILARFLQGVGAAMILPTSLALLNATFTGKERGQAFAVWGSTIGAAAALGPLLGGWLAEHASWRWAFGINVPLSALIVAGAFAWLAPSPSSRGRVDAVSGVLSVLGVGLLAFGLVEGRTYGWITTIRPLEVWGFSWSGGPSPVLLALGLSVLVLQVFFRRQKALTRGDGAGDGAGALMDVRLFSIASFRNGNVVTVIIGLGEFGIIAVLPLWLQFTLGYSALQAGLALVPLAVGSFVASGASFGMTTKVSPLDQVRIGLVLEVVALVWLGLMAATDSSWWSIALVLFLYGIGVGFATAQVTHVVLAEVPEHSAGQASGMQSAFRELGAALGIAVLTTVFFTTLSADLRAGLTRIEVPAAQAEEFTRAVTDSAGAAIGPLAADPGTVPVADAADAAMTLSIAIGSYVAAGLIALGLVATVLISPARPTRAVRERADTVRS, encoded by the coding sequence GTGGTTGCTCCTTCTTCCCCCGCCCGGCGTTGGCTCGGTCTAATCGCCATCGCGGCCGGTGTGGCCCTCATCGTGGTCGACACCACGATCGTCAATGTGATCGTCCCGCCGATGATCGAGGACATCGGCATCAGCTCGGTCCAGGTGCAGTGGATCCAGGAGTCCTACGCGATCGTCCTCGCGGCGCTGCTCCTGCTGGCGGGGCGTTTCGCCGATCTCCTGGGTGCGCGCCGCGTCTTCATCGCAGGCGTGGCGGTGTTCGGCGCCACCAGCGTGGTGGCGGGGCTGGCGCCCACCGGTGAATGGCTGATCCTGGCCCGATTCCTCCAAGGGGTCGGCGCGGCCATGATCCTGCCGACCTCCTTGGCCCTGCTGAACGCCACCTTCACGGGCAAGGAACGTGGGCAGGCATTCGCCGTCTGGGGGTCGACCATCGGCGCCGCCGCCGCACTCGGCCCGCTGTTGGGCGGATGGCTCGCCGAGCACGCCTCGTGGAGGTGGGCGTTCGGCATCAACGTCCCCCTCTCGGCACTGATCGTGGCGGGTGCCTTCGCCTGGCTCGCCCCCTCGCCGAGCAGCCGTGGCCGGGTGGACGCGGTGAGTGGAGTGCTGTCCGTACTCGGAGTCGGGCTGTTGGCCTTTGGGCTCGTCGAAGGGCGGACCTACGGCTGGATCACCACCATCCGACCGCTGGAGGTGTGGGGGTTCTCGTGGTCCGGCGGCCCCTCGCCCGTGCTGCTGGCGCTGGGGCTCTCGGTTCTGGTGCTCCAGGTCTTCTTCCGCAGGCAAAAGGCGCTCACTCGGGGCGACGGGGCGGGTGACGGGGCGGGCGCTCTGATGGACGTCCGACTGTTTTCGATCGCCTCGTTCCGCAACGGCAATGTCGTCACCGTGATCATCGGGCTCGGCGAGTTCGGCATCATCGCGGTGCTCCCGCTGTGGCTCCAGTTCACCCTGGGGTACAGCGCGCTCCAAGCGGGGCTCGCCCTGGTCCCCCTCGCGGTGGGCAGCTTCGTCGCGAGCGGGGCGAGTTTCGGTATGACCACCAAGGTCTCGCCGCTAGACCAGGTGCGCATCGGTCTGGTGTTGGAGGTGGTCGCTCTGGTGTGGCTCGGGTTGATGGCCGCCACGGACAGCTCCTGGTGGTCCATCGCGCTGGTCCTCTTCCTGTACGGCATCGGCGTGGGCTTCGCCACGGCCCAGGTCACCCATGTTGTGCTCGCCGAGGTGCCCGAGCACAGCGCCGGACAGGCATCGGGCATGCAGAGCGCCTTCCGCGAACTCGGGGCGGCCCTGGGCATCGCCGTGCTCACCACGGTCTTCTTCACCACACTGAGTGCCGATCTGAGGGCCGGTCTCACGCGCATCGAGGTGCCTGCCGCGCAGGCCGAGGAGTTCACCCGGGCCGTTACCGACAGTGCGGGAGCGGCGATCGGGCCCCTTGCGGCAGATCCGGGGACCGTTCCGGTCGCCGACGCGGCCGATGCCGCGATGACCTTGAGCATCGCCATCGGCAGCTATGTCGCGGCCGGATTGATCGCGCTCGGGTTGGTGGCGACCGTACTCATCTCCCCTGCGCGACCGACGCGGGCCGTCCGGGAGCGCGCGGACACGGTGAGGAGCTGA
- a CDS encoding pyridoxamine 5'-phosphate oxidase family protein — MTQSPLPPELPTTERTRHRRLRDQGSNDRQALDSLLSSGFMCHFGVVIEGQPMVVPTVYGADGLHLYFHGSVASRSLIAAPDASVCVTVTQVDGLVLARSVFEHGVNYRSAMIYGVPRVVMDPEEKLAGLRCLTEQATPGQWDYARRPTKKELAATTLLALSLAEASVKIRTGDPDDGDGPDAELGLWAGTLPLVTTFGEPQPDSTLDAGISAPPHILARTGTRLG, encoded by the coding sequence GTGACGCAGAGCCCGCTGCCGCCCGAGCTGCCCACGACCGAACGCACCCGCCATCGCCGACTGCGGGACCAGGGGAGCAACGACCGCCAGGCTCTGGACTCACTGTTGAGCTCGGGCTTCATGTGCCACTTCGGTGTGGTCATCGAAGGTCAGCCGATGGTCGTACCGACCGTGTACGGAGCTGACGGCCTGCACCTGTACTTCCACGGCTCCGTCGCCAGCCGGAGCCTCATAGCCGCCCCGGATGCCAGCGTCTGCGTCACGGTCACCCAGGTGGACGGTCTGGTACTGGCCCGGTCGGTGTTCGAGCACGGTGTGAACTACCGCAGCGCCATGATCTACGGCGTACCCCGTGTGGTCATGGATCCCGAGGAGAAGCTGGCCGGCCTGCGATGTCTGACGGAGCAGGCCACTCCCGGCCAGTGGGACTACGCCCGCCGCCCCACCAAGAAGGAGCTCGCCGCCACCACACTCCTCGCCCTCTCCCTCGCGGAAGCCTCCGTGAAGATCCGCACCGGAGACCCGGACGACGGGGACGGGCCGGACGCCGAACTCGGCCTGTGGGCGGGCACCCTGCCGTTGGTAACCACCTTCGGCGAGCCGCAGCCGGATTCCACACTCGATGCGGGCATCTCCGCGCCACCCCACATCCTCGCGCGTACGGGCACCCGACTGGGCTGA
- a CDS encoding M4 family metallopeptidase, which produces MRRSSLQTSAIGALVAAASLLVVALPSTTAGASPSSAAAPGQPAPPPRAGALPAQLTPAQQKGLLTRAGADRAATARAIGLSGKEQLVPRSVLKDADGTVHTRYERTFDGIPVLGGDLVVHSSASGAVKSVTRATQARITVPSTTPVRSAASATRSSLARAKGFGIAKTAPAGAPRAVVWAGTGRPVLAWETVINGIQDDGAPSELHVITHGTTGAELHRYDGVRKGTGHSQHSGPVTVGSSRFGSFFNLTDNGRGSHRTLDLNGKWGWDAVGTVLTDTDDVWGDGTASNRQTDGVDAAYGAQVTWDYFAEKHNRYGLRNDGDGGTSRIHYGTDYRSAFWQDSCFCVTHGDGGTAPHTSLDVTAHEWAHGLTAQTAKLYYFGEAGGLAEASSDIFATAVEFHADNDHDPGDYIIKEKVDTAGWPWMVRNMDRPSKTAMHTDYWHPRIDSGRRDWYMAGPANHWFYLLSEGSGAKTVNGVQYDSPTHDGLPVARIGRAAAERIWYRALTVYMTSTTNYAGARTATLAAAADLYGVGSTVHKRVTDAWGAVNVGQRSGNPTPRPPGPEFENITDHPLTGTPAQAVSSITVSGVPGNAPNILTIDTNVMLASTADLELIAPDGTVYPIAGAYGGIEGPNLYQGTVAVDASAEVANGTWKLRATKGPYEGAAGYIDSWKLYF; this is translated from the coding sequence TTGAGACGGTCTTCCCTCCAGACATCGGCCATCGGCGCCCTCGTCGCCGCCGCGAGCCTGCTCGTCGTAGCCCTGCCGAGCACCACGGCGGGGGCGTCCCCCTCGTCAGCAGCGGCGCCCGGGCAGCCAGCACCGCCGCCCCGCGCCGGCGCGTTACCCGCCCAACTCACCCCGGCACAGCAGAAGGGCCTCTTGACCAGGGCCGGCGCCGACCGAGCCGCGACGGCACGGGCCATCGGGCTGAGCGGCAAGGAGCAGCTGGTACCGCGCAGTGTGCTTAAGGACGCCGACGGCACCGTCCACACCCGCTACGAGCGCACCTTCGACGGCATCCCCGTGCTCGGTGGCGACCTCGTGGTCCACTCCTCTGCGTCGGGCGCCGTCAAGAGCGTGACCAGGGCGACCCAGGCCCGGATCACGGTCCCGAGCACCACTCCCGTTCGGTCCGCTGCTTCCGCCACCCGTTCCTCACTCGCCCGCGCCAAGGGGTTCGGCATTGCGAAGACCGCGCCCGCAGGCGCACCCAGAGCGGTGGTGTGGGCGGGCACCGGTCGACCTGTCCTGGCCTGGGAAACCGTGATCAACGGCATCCAGGACGATGGGGCTCCCAGCGAACTCCATGTGATCACCCATGGCACGACGGGCGCCGAGCTCCACCGCTACGACGGGGTGCGGAAGGGCACCGGCCACAGTCAGCACAGTGGACCGGTCACCGTGGGCAGCTCCCGCTTCGGGTCGTTCTTCAACCTCACCGACAACGGGCGCGGCAGCCACCGTACGCTCGACCTCAACGGAAAGTGGGGCTGGGACGCGGTCGGTACCGTCCTGACCGACACCGACGACGTCTGGGGCGATGGAACCGCATCGAACCGCCAGACGGATGGTGTGGACGCCGCCTACGGCGCTCAGGTGACCTGGGACTACTTCGCCGAGAAGCACAACCGCTACGGACTGCGGAACGACGGGGACGGCGGAACCTCCCGGATCCACTACGGAACCGACTACCGCAGCGCGTTCTGGCAGGACTCCTGCTTCTGTGTGACCCACGGCGACGGCGGCACCGCGCCGCACACCTCCCTCGACGTGACCGCACACGAGTGGGCACACGGCCTCACCGCCCAGACCGCGAAGCTGTACTACTTCGGCGAGGCGGGCGGTCTGGCGGAGGCGAGCAGTGACATCTTCGCCACCGCGGTGGAGTTCCACGCGGACAACGATCACGACCCGGGCGACTACATCATCAAGGAGAAGGTCGACACGGCGGGTTGGCCCTGGATGGTCCGCAACATGGACCGGCCGTCCAAGACCGCGATGCACACGGACTACTGGCACCCCCGCATCGACTCGGGCCGGCGTGACTGGTACATGGCCGGTCCGGCCAATCACTGGTTCTATCTGCTGTCCGAGGGCAGCGGCGCCAAGACCGTCAACGGGGTCCAGTACGACAGCCCCACCCACGATGGACTGCCGGTCGCCCGGATCGGCCGGGCCGCGGCCGAACGGATCTGGTACCGGGCGCTCACCGTCTATATGACCTCGACCACCAACTACGCGGGGGCACGTACCGCGACCCTCGCCGCCGCCGCCGATCTGTACGGAGTGGGCTCCACGGTCCATAAGCGGGTGACGGATGCCTGGGGAGCCGTGAACGTGGGCCAGCGCTCGGGGAACCCGACCCCGAGGCCCCCCGGGCCCGAGTTCGAGAACATCACCGACCACCCGCTCACCGGCACCCCTGCCCAGGCGGTCTCCTCCATCACGGTCAGCGGGGTACCGGGCAACGCCCCCAACATCCTGACGATCGACACGAACGTCATGCTGGCCAGCACGGCGGATCTGGAGCTGATCGCCCCCGACGGGACCGTCTACCCCATCGCGGGTGCGTACGGCGGGATCGAAGGACCGAATCTCTACCAGGGCACGGTCGCCGTCGACGCCTCCGCGGAGGTCGCCAACGGCACCTGGAAGCTCCGGGCGACCAAGGGGCCCTACGAGGGAGCGGCAGGCTACATCGACAGCTGGAAGCTGTACTTCTGA
- a CDS encoding S41 family peptidase, with protein MAAGTVLALVGSLGAAVAAPAVGQRSAPTDAPSNRGAALTPNGFWRMDGYGMVVGVRDGVLRAWETTAISCQSSLTAQQQGTPGADGSVRYGTDGLILTVRPKAARHATLSIDGSVGIRGLRRITALPALCGQPQESGPVATFDVFWQTFKENYAFFDRRGVDWDAVRAQYRPKVHAGTTPSELFDILSAMTAPLQDAHVSLAAETPELTRMSRTIRDGTVGPTQEYDDQIRAFIERRDLGGTPLQDYAQGAIGYADLPGGIGYLRINRFVAYSPDGGYDNDSAELDRALDQIITQARTTGRTAWRGLIVDVRVNAGGSDGLGQQIAARLTDRAYTAYAKQARNDPQDDTRFTPRQKLRVVPAAGSPRYTGPVALLIGGSTVSAGETFTMALAERPSATTLIGENTQGILSDVHGRTLPNGWQLGLSNEKYTTPGGVSYEGPGIAPDLRTPVFTAEELAADRDSAFDRAKAVLTRRR; from the coding sequence ATGGCCGCGGGCACCGTGCTCGCTCTCGTCGGCTCGCTCGGCGCGGCGGTTGCCGCCCCCGCCGTCGGTCAGCGCTCGGCCCCGACCGATGCCCCCTCGAACCGGGGCGCCGCACTGACGCCGAACGGATTCTGGCGCATGGACGGCTACGGCATGGTCGTCGGAGTCCGCGACGGAGTGCTGCGTGCCTGGGAGACCACGGCGATCAGCTGCCAGAGCTCCCTCACCGCACAGCAACAAGGCACTCCAGGCGCCGACGGCTCGGTTCGATACGGGACCGACGGTTTGATCCTGACGGTACGGCCCAAGGCCGCCCGGCACGCCACCCTCAGCATCGACGGTTCCGTGGGCATCCGTGGACTCCGTCGGATCACCGCCCTGCCCGCGCTCTGCGGCCAGCCGCAGGAATCCGGCCCGGTGGCGACGTTCGATGTGTTCTGGCAGACGTTCAAGGAGAACTACGCCTTCTTCGACCGCCGCGGTGTGGACTGGGACGCGGTCCGCGCCCAGTACCGGCCCAAGGTCCACGCCGGGACCACACCCAGTGAACTCTTCGACATCCTCAGCGCCATGACCGCGCCGTTGCAGGACGCCCATGTGTCCCTCGCCGCGGAGACCCCCGAACTCACCCGTATGTCCCGGACGATCAGGGACGGAACTGTCGGCCCCACCCAGGAGTACGACGACCAGATCCGTGCCTTCATCGAACGCCGTGACCTCGGTGGAACGCCCCTCCAGGACTACGCACAGGGCGCCATCGGCTATGCGGACCTCCCCGGTGGCATCGGGTATCTGCGGATCAACCGGTTCGTCGCCTACTCGCCCGACGGCGGCTACGACAACGACAGCGCCGAACTCGACCGCGCACTGGACCAGATCATCACGCAGGCGCGTACCACCGGACGGACCGCGTGGCGCGGCCTGATCGTCGACGTGCGGGTCAACGCCGGCGGCTCGGACGGACTCGGGCAGCAGATCGCGGCCCGACTGACCGACCGTGCCTACACCGCCTACGCCAAGCAGGCGCGCAACGATCCCCAGGACGACACCCGGTTCACCCCGCGGCAAAAGCTCCGTGTCGTGCCGGCAGCGGGCTCGCCCCGCTACACCGGACCCGTCGCGCTCCTGATCGGCGGGTCGACGGTGAGTGCCGGTGAGACCTTCACCATGGCACTGGCCGAACGCCCCTCGGCCACCACTCTGATCGGCGAGAACACCCAGGGCATCCTGTCCGACGTACACGGACGCACACTGCCCAACGGCTGGCAACTCGGTCTGTCCAACGAGAAGTACACGACTCCCGGGGGAGTTTCCTACGAGGGTCCGGGAATCGCTCCGGACCTGCGCACACCGGTCTTCACCGCCGAGGAGTTGGCCGCTGACCGCGATTCGGCGTTCGACCGCGCCAAGGCGGTGCTCACCCGAAGGCGCTGA